GCGAGACGCTGACCGAGGCGATCGCCGCCGGTGGCTCCTCCTTACGCGATTACGTCCAGCCCGATGGCGAACTCGGCTATTTCCAGCACGCGTGGCGGGTCTATGGCCGGGCCGGGGCGCCGTGCCCGGATTGTCCCGGCGCGCCGCGTTGCGCTGGGGTTGCGCGCCTCGTGCAAGCCGGGCGAAGTTCGTTCTATTGTCCGCGCCGGCAACGCTGAGACGAGAGGGAGAGACATCACATGGCACCAGAGATGATCGTGGTCGAAACCGTGGGCAAGGCGGGGATCATTCGCCTCAACCGCCCGCAGGCGCTGAATGCGCTCTGCGACCGGCTGATGGCCGAACTCGGGGCGCAATTGCGGGCTTTCGACGCGGATCCGGCGATCGCCGCGATCATCCTCACCGGCTCGGACAAGGCCTTCGCCGCCGGCGCCGACATCAAGGAAATGCTGCCACGCCGCTATCCGGAGGTGATGCGCGAGGATTTCATCGCGCCCTGGGAGATCGTCACCACGGTGAAGAAGCCGGTGATCGCCGCGGTTGCCGGGTTCGCGTTAGGCGGCGGCTGCGAACTCGCGATGATGTGTGACATCATCCTCGCCGCCGAGACCGCGAAATTCGGCCAGCCGGAGATCAATCTCGGGGTCATCCCCGGCGCCGGCGGCACGCAGCGCCTGACGCGCGCGATCGGCAAGGCCA
This portion of the Acidibrevibacterium fodinaquatile genome encodes:
- a CDS encoding enoyl-CoA hydratase; amino-acid sequence: MAPEMIVVETVGKAGIIRLNRPQALNALCDRLMAELGAQLRAFDADPAIAAIILTGSDKAFAAGADIKEMLPRRYPEVMREDFIAPWEIVTTVKKPVIAAVAGFALGGGCELAMMCDIILAAETAKFGQPEINLGVIPGAGGTQRLTRAIGKAKAMEMILTGRMMDAHDAERANLVARVVPAADLMAEALKLAEKLATLSPVALAVAKQAVNRAFETTLGEGVRVERSLFLPLFGTADQQEGMAAFAEKRKPRFSGWRGGEPGAA